The region CCCTCGGTCGCTTTTGAGTAGTTTTCAACTCTATAGTACGATTCGGCTTGCCAGTATGTGGCTTCGGCGGCAAGATTTTGGTTGTAGTCTGAATGCTGCAGCGATAGATCGAACATTTTGATAGCCTCCTCAAAGTTCAAATTTTGAAATAATTCCAATCCTCTGTAGTAGGCAGTTTTTTGAATCGCGGCTTTAATTGTGGCATCCTTGTTCTTTATTTTTTCAAGCGATTCAACGGCTTCGCTGTAGTTTCTTGTGCTTAGGTAAGCTAATGTTAAGTAGTTGTAAGCCTCGTCGGTACGAGGAGTGTTTGGGTATAATTGAATATATGTGCGGAATGCATCAATTGCTTCGTTGAACGGAGCGTAAAGTTGCTCATAGGTTAACTTTGCAAAGTTGAACAGCGCATCTTCCTTTATTATTCCATCGAAATCGAGTTTTGAGGCCATTCCGAAGGCTTGGCGAGCCTTAGCCTTATCATCTTGCTGCAAATAGCAATCTGCTAGGTGATAATGTGCGTTTTGGCTTAATGAATCGTCGGTTGTGGATACTCTTTCGAGGTATTTTGCCGCATCGGCGTATTTTTGGTTTTTATAGTATGCGAATCCAATTAGGTAGTGATCGTCGCGGGTGAGTTGTTGCGTTTTTTCAGCGTATTTCTGTAGGTAAACCACAGAACTGTCGTACTGTTTGAGCTTGAAATACGATTCCCCAATAATTCTTGCGATTTCGGGAGTTCTTTTGGTCGTATTGTCCTTGAGTAGGGGAGGAGAGTAACTTACAACCTTGCTGTAATCGCCTTGTAAGTAATATATCTGCGAAATATAGAAAGGAACGATTGGCGCAAAAGTCTCGTTTTCCTTTAATTTTTCAAAGCCTTTTACCGCCGTGGCGTATTTCTTTTGAAGATAGGCAATGTGCGAGTAGTAGTACGTTGCGGGAGCTGCAAATTTGTTGTCAACATCTTTAACCTGATACAGCCATTTGTTGGCATTGTCAAAATCGTTTGTCATGAAATAGCAATACCCCAAAATGAATTGCATCTCAAACTGTTTATCCTTGTCAATGCCGTTTTTGTCAATTTTGCTTAACCACGATATTGATTTCGTGTACTTTTTTTGCTGGTACTGCATTTTGCCCATGGCAAAGTAGGCCAAATCAATTTTCTGACTTTCGGGATGATTGTTGATAAAGGTACCAATTAGGTATTCTGCATCGTTATTGTCCAATTCAATTGCGCACATTGCGCGGTAAAACTCCGATTCGGTTTTCAGATGATTTACATCGCGATCCGAAATCTTGATATACTCTTCGAAAAGTTTTTGCGAGTTTGCATACAATCCTCTGTTGTACAAATCAAGCGCTTTTCGGTAGACTACATCGGGCTCGGTGTAGTTTTGGGTTTCTTGTCCCTGAGAAATATTGATTGTAAGAAAAAGGCTAAAGATTGCCAGTAAAGCTGCTTTTAGTTTAATCATGTCACAGTTTTCTTAAATTCGGATAAAAGTAGTAAGAATTGAGTTAACCCTGATTTTGAAAACGGAATTTTAATTAACAATCAGCCATTAAACTTGTTAATTATTTTTAAAAGATGATAAATTAATCAGTTTTATGGTAAATTTAGGATGTTAAATTATGATTCCTGTAAGTATTGAATTGTAAACATTTTTACAGTAACTTGAAAGAAAAATCATGCTTGCAAAAGTAAAGAGCATAATACGCGCAAAAGCTGCAATAGAAGGTGCAGGCGTTAGGTTAAGCCGGGTTCTTGATTTCCAAACCCGCTATCAAACCGATCCTTTTTTGCTTCTCGATCATTTTGGTTCCGATAACCCTAAGGATTACCAGGCGGGATTCCCTTGGCATCCGCATCGCGGAATCGAAACGGTTACCTACATGATGCAGGGCGAAATTGAGCATTCCGATAGTTTGGGCAACGTTGGGGTAATAGGCCCCGGTGATGTGCAATGGATGACCGCTGGAAGTGGAATAATTCATCAGGAAATGCCAAAGCCTCTGAACGGTTTGATGTATGGATTTCAGCTTTGGGTAAATTTACCTCAGGAATACAAAATGTTTCCACCTCGTTATCGCGAGCTTAAGGCGACCAATATCCCAATTGTGGAAACTACAAAATCAAGGGTAAAAGTAATTGCTGGACGATTCAGAAAAAAGATAGGTGGAATAACCGAACTATATACTGCAATTGATTTATTTGACGTTAAACTTTGGCCCGATTCTACATTTGATGAAACCATAAATGCAGACTATAATTACTACCTTTATGTTTACGATGGTATGATTTCGTTACCCGATTTTGAGCACCCTATCCGGAGCATGGAGGCTGCAATTTTGGACAGAGGCCGTTTACTTCAGATAAAAGCTGGCGACAATGGTGCTAATTTTTTAATTTTTGGAGGTCAGCCCTTGAATGAGCCGATCGCATGGCGGGGACCAATTGTTATGAATACCGAGGATGAGGTTAATTTAGCCTTTGATGAATTTTACAATGGGAATTTTATCAAGTAGTTTTTATGGCCGATTTTATTGCTTTAGTTGATCAGGATGATGCAATTACTGGTTATGCTGATAAGATGGATGTTCATGTTAAAGGTTTGCTTCATCGTGCATTTTCTATCATAATTTTCAATGCAAAAAACGAAATGCTTATTCATAGGCGAGCCGATGAAAAGTACCATTCGCCGGGTTTGTGGACAAATGCTTGTTGTAGCCATTTGCCCGAAGGCAGGGAAATGGACGACATAATCTATGAAAGGCTATACCATGAAATGGGTATTCAATGTTCTTTGGAGCATTCTTTTACTTTTCATTACCAAGTAGGGTTTGATCATGGGCTAATTGAAAATGAGATAGACCATGTTTACTTTGGTTTTTTTGATGGTATCCCTAGCCCAAATCCGGATGAAGTCTCCGAATGGAAATGGATTAATCTTAATGATCTTTACAAGGATATTATAACAAATTCAGGTAGTTACACTTATTGGTTTAAGCACATTGTTTTGAACTATAAAAACGAAATTTTCAGTTTTTGCTGTAAGTAGATTATCTCAAAGTTTAATCCTTTTCAATCTTAAACTGTTCGATACAACTGAAACAGAGCTCATGGCCATTGCAACTCCAGCAATCATTGGGTCAAAGGTGAACCCCAAAAATGGGTAGAGTATTCCTGCTGCAATTGGAATCCCAATGATATTGTAAATAAAGGCCCAGAATAGGTTTTGCTTAATTGTAGTCATTGTCCTTTTCGATATTTCAATGGCCTTTGCAATCATTGTCAGATCGGAGTTGATGATTGTGATTTTTGCAACATCAATGGCTATGTCGGAACCTTTTCCCATGGCAATGCTAACATCCGCCAAGGCTAACGCCTCGGTGTCGTTAATGCCATCGCCAACCATGGCTACTGTAAGTCCTTTGGATTTAGTTTGAGTAACTATTTCAGCCTTTTCCGATGGAAGAACTTGTGCCTTGTAGTTTTTTATTCCTATTTCCGATGCAATAACACTTGCGGTAGAGTTGGAATCTCCCGTAAGCATTTCAATGCCGATACCTTTCTTTTGTAGTTCGGAAATAGCGTGTTTTGTGGTGGGTTTTATTTTGTCAGTGATGGCTACTATTGCAAGTAAATCCTGATTTTCGGCAAAAAAGACAACGGTACAGGCTTCCTGCTCAAAGTTTTCCACAATGTTCCGTTGATTTTCGTTAATGATCACATTATTGGTTTGCATTAGTTTATTATTTCCAATAAAGTATTCATTTGCATTCAGTCTAGCCTTTACTCCAAGTCCCGTTATCGATTCGTAGGATGTTGGTTCGGTTTTATATGCTTCTGCTCCATTTAAGTGTCGAACAATCGAATCGGCTAGTGGATGTTCGGATTTGAATTCCAATAGTTTTAGGATTTGGCTATGCTCAGGTTTGTTAGTAAACCAAACAATTTCCCTAACTGTTGGGTAGCCCTCGGTAAGTGTTCCTGTTTTATCCAGAACAATGTAGTTTATCCGATGAGCTATTTCTAAACTTTCGGCATCATGGATAAGTATGTTGTGCTCTGCAGCCTTTCCAACACCAACAATAATTGCCGTTGGCGTAGCGAGTCCCAATGCACATGGGCATGCTATTGCAAGTACCGTAACCATTGAAAGAAGACCTCTTGTAAAACCTTCTTGATCATCAAAAATAAACCATGTCAAAAAGGTGATAATTGAAATGATTAAAACTGAGGGAACAAAAATTCCAGCCACCTTATCGGCCAGCTTTTGGACAGGAGCCTTACTGTTCTGGGCTTCATCAACAGTTTTAATGATTCTTCCCAGAACGGTTTCGGATCCAACCTGCTCGGCAACTATTTTAAGACTTCCACGTTGATTAAGCGTTCCGGCCCACACTTTTTTACCCTTATCCTTCTCCACGGGGATTGATTCTCCTGTAATTGTGCTCTCATCAATCCAACTGCTTCCATCCGTAACAGTTCCATCAACAGGAATTCTATCGCCGGGCTTTATCAATACAGTATCGCCTTTTACAACCTGGCTGATGGGGACTTCCGATACATCGTTTTGGGATTCGATCCAAACCTTATCGGGCTGTAAGCCCATTAGTTTTTTTATTGATGATGATGTTTTTCCTTTGGCTCTTTCCTCTAGCCATTTCCCTAAAAGTATGAAGGTTATAATCACCGATGCAGATTCGTAGTATATATGGGCGTGCAATCCTTTGCTGTGCCAAAACTCGGGATATATGGTGTTGAATACACTGAAGGTATAGGCTATGGATGTGCTTAGTGCAACCAGAGTGTCCATGTTTGCCTTGAAATGTTTGGTTTGTTTATATGCATTAATGAAGAAATCGCGACCAAACCAAAAAACTACAGGAGTAGCAATAATCATCGAAAGCCACGGGGTGTACTTCCAATCCATGAAAAACATTCCTAAGGTAATGAGTGGTATCGAGAATACTGCCGATAAAATCATTCGATATAGGAGATGCTTTTGATGAAGTTGCTTTTTTTGTTCGGCCTCTAGTTGTGGGTTTTCGCTATCAATTATTAGGTCGTATCCGATAGATCGGATTGCACCTCGAAGTCGCGTTTCATCCACCTCATCCGTATTATAATTTACCCATACAGTGCTGTTGGCAAAGTTTACCCCTGCATCTATTACGCCTTGTTGGCTTTTTAGCATACTCTCAACGCTTATAGCGCATCCTGCACACGACATCCCTGTTACAGGGTATATTTTTCTTACAACTTGCATCTAGTTTTTATTAAAAAAAACATTTTTGCAAAGATAAGGTTTAAGCAACATCGTAAATTTATTATAATCCGCAGAAATTTCGCCATTAATTTAAAGAAACGCTTATTTTGTCAACTATAAATGTGCTTTTGAGGAATTTTACTTTGAGTAGATGTTAGTTTTTCAAATTAAATCGTATGATTAATGAAAGTTTTTTAACTTCGTAAAATATTTGTTTTTTGATAATTATGGTGATACGGCGATTTTTGTTTAAGATTATTCATGTATTGATTGTTTCATTGATTTTTTCTGTGAGTTATTCGCAAGAATCAACTTCGAAGATTAATGAATATATAAAATTGGCTGCTGATTATGAGTCGAAGGGCGACAACAATCAAGCAGCATTTTACTACGATAAGGCTGCCAATCTTTGCTGGAGATCTAACGATACCGATAATGCAATTGTATACTTCGGTAAGGCTTTATCCAATGCCAAGAAAATTGGCAATACCAACGGGATTAAAGCTATATATACCAACCTAGGCCTGATTTATTCCGATAAGGCCAATCATAAGTTGGCTTTTGAAAACTATTCTGAAGCATTAACTGAGTCACGAAAATTAGGAAAGCAGTTTGATATAGCCGCATCTCTACTTAACCTTTCTAATGAGCAAATTGATCTAGGCGACTATTCAGGTGCCGAAAAGAATTTGAGTGAAGTCCAAAAAATTGCGCAGGAAACAAACGATCAAAAGATACTAAAGAACTGCTACTTTAACTATAATAAGTTGTACGAAAAACTTGGGAATCAACCGAAGGCTGCAGAATACTTTAACCTTTTTGCCATGCTCACCAAGAAAATACAATCGGAAGAACTAAAGGAAAAAGAGTTGAAGGCGAAGGAACTGGTTGACAGCGCGGGCCGGGTTGTGCAGCAGATATCGGCAGAGAAAAGTTTTACTGACAAAAAGTTGGCTGAAACCAATCAGGAATTGAAGTTGAAGGAAAATACTCTTAAAGAGGTTGAGCGGATTACGCAGGAGCAGCAAATGCAAATAGATCTTCTTAATACCGAAATGGAACTTAGAAATGCCCAGCTGATGCATCAGAAGTTACTACAAAAAGTTTACATTGGGCTTATAGTAATATCACTGCTCTTTGCTTCCTTAATTTTTTATGCTTATACCGAAAAGAAAAAAGCGAATAGACTTCTTCAGGAAAAGAACCATGAAATCTTATCGCAAAAAGAGGAGATAACCGAACAGGCCAACCAGTTAAGAGATTTAAATGCGTTAAAGGATAAGGTTTTCTCAATTATTGCGCACGATCTCCGCAGTCCTCTATTCTCCTTAATCACAATGCTTAACATTGCAAAGGAAGGCCTTTTTACCGAGGAAAGTTTTAAAACTATAATTGGGGAATTATCTATTAATGTTAACCATACCACTTCGTTACTTGAAAATTTACTTACCTGGGCGCGGAATCAAATGCACGGTACAAAGGTCAATTCGGTTAACTTTGATTTAAATGAGTTGATAAGTTCTCGTCTTAAGATGCTTGAGGATAGAGCTACTCAAAAAGAGTTGTCGATTGTAAACCAGCTAAAGGACAATGTGTTTGTGCATGCCGATAAGGATATGACAGAAATTGTATTTCGGAATATAGTATCGAATGCTATCAAGTTTTGCAATGCGGGCGATAAAATTCGAATTTGGAATACTGTAGGCGATGGAATTGTTACTATATGTGTTGAAGATACTGGCGTGGGCATTCTACCCGATGTAATGCAAAAGCTTTTTGGAACACAAATTAGTTCAACTCCAGGAACCCGAAATGAGAAAGGAACAGGCCTTGGTCTCATTCTTTGCAAGGAATTCGTAAATATGAACGGAGGAGACATTTGGGCCGAAAGCCAGATTAACAAAGGCAGTAAATTTTTCTTTACGCTTCCTGTTGCAAAAGTCGATTAGTGCTACATCCCATTTTTATGACAATTGAAGTTGTTGCAATTGCACCTTTTTTGTTTAATTATTTTTCCTAAAAATTGACAATTAAGTTTATTCCTATTAAATTTAAGGATAAATAGTATTGACATAGTTTGGTTGATGTTAATTTAATCCTTGAATGATATGGGCCTTGATCTAATTCGATATCTAACTGAGCGCAATAAAAAAGCGATTGATTCGATCCACGAACCGGGTCCGGTAGTTACTATCTCGCGGGAGATGGGATGTCCAGGGACGCAGGTTACGAGTGAACTTGTTCAAGAATTAAATAGACGGTACCGGTTTAAAGATGAAGAAGTATGGCGCTGGTTGGCCAAAGATGCTGTGCTGAAAATAGCTTCCCAGAAGTTGGATTTGCCTACCGAAGATATCGACTATGTTTTTGAGGCAAAACGAAAAGGTATGATGGAGGAGATTCTCCAATCGATGTCGAGTAAATACTATAAGAGTGATAGAAGAATCCAAAATACTGTAAAAGCAGTAATTAGAGGCGAAGCATCTAAAGGTCGTGTTGTAATTCTTGGTCGAGGCGGTGTTGCAATAACCCGCGATATTCCTCGATCACTCCATATTCATTTAGAGGCTCCTTTTGAGTGGCGTGTAATTAGGGTTGAGGAGATGTATAAGTTTGATACTAAATCAGCACAACAGTATGTTCAGGAAATTGATAGGAAACGAGAGGAAATAAGAACCTATTTTGGAGGTAAGGATACCGATTATACCAAGTTTGATATTACATTTAATAGTATGACACTATCTATTAAGGAGATTATAGAAATTATTATTCATACGATGGAGGTACGAAACCTGATAGAATAGTTCCTAAACGGTTAAATGTTCAATAAGTATTTTAACACCTATTGTAATAAGAATTATTCCACCAAGAATTTCCATGCGGCGACCTATCCTGTCGCCAATTTTTTTGCCAAAAAGCATCCCTAGCATTGCAACTATAAACGTCACAAAGCCTATGACAAGAAAGGCTAAAAGCATATTTACCTCAATAATTGCGAAACTTACACCAACCGCAAGCGCATCAATGCTTGTGGCTATAGCCATCATTATCATTATTTTTGGGTTGAGTGGGTTGAAGTCCTTTTCTTCATCATTCTTGAAACTTTCAAGAATCATTTTTAATCCGATAATACAGAGTAAGCCAAATGCAATCCAATGATCAAAGGGGATGATGTAGTTTTTAATAGATAAACCGCCCAGCCAACCAAGAATAGGCATTAATGCCTGGAATAAACCAAAAACCGATGCAATTAGAAATGCTTCCTTAAATACTATTTGTTTCCGGGCTATTCCGTTTGATATTGATACGGCAAATGTATCGAACGATAAGCCAATGGCAAGGATTAAAAGCGTGAAAATTGTCATACAATAAATTTGTGACAAAGATAATAAGTATTTATGACTTGAGTGATGCGACTTGATTGGTGTTAGTATTCTTATTTTTCTACAGCATGTTTTGTTTGTTTAGTTCACCTGCGGGTAGTGTTATGGTGAATGTTGTGCCTTTATTTAGTTCACTTGACACTTCTATTTTCCCTGAATTCTTGTCAATAAATCGTTTTACCAATTTTAGCCCCAGCCCTGTACCCTTTTCATTATTAGTTCCAGCAGAACTGAAAATTTTTGAATCATCAAAGATGAACTCCAGTTTGTCCGATGGAATGCCAACGCCAGAATCACTAACTGTGATAATGCAGAGTTGTTCTTGCGTGGTAGCACTTATGGCTATTTTTCCATCAAATGGGGTGAATTTTATGGCGTTAGAGAGAATATTCCTGACAATGGTTTTAAACATCATCTCATCAACAAATGCCCTGCATTCCGCCATTATAACTGTTACAAAGGTAATTCGTTTGGCGGACGCCATCCCCGATAGTAGGGCTTGCGTTTCGGCAATTGGATTAGCAATTTCAACTATTGTAGGTTTGGCTGCCAATTGCCTTTGACTTCGTCCCCATTCTAGCAGATTTTCTAGCAGATTGAAACTTTCACTGCTAGTGTTGTGGAGCAAACTAATAATTTCTTTTTTTGAATCGTCATCCATGCTGCTAGCATTGCTCATATAAAAAGTTAGCATTTGCTCCATACTCCCAATAGGACCTCTCAAGTCGTGTGATATAACTGAGAATAGTTGATCTTTCATGGCGTTAGCCTCTTTAAGAGATATTTCTGCAAGTTTGGATGTTGTAATATCGGCAAAAGTTATAAGTAAATCAGTTATTCTGTTGTTTGCATCAAGGGCAATTCCTAGATTGAGTGCTAAATACGAAATATCTCCGGTGGTTTTAATGTGACGAGCCTCTAGGTTTTCTTCAATAGATTCTTTGTTTAATAGTTTTTCAATGATTCTCTTTAGTTGATCCCTGTCTGACGGGTGAATGTTCTCAATGAAGTTTTCTATTTTGAATGGTGCTTTTTCCCTATCCCATTTAAGTATATCAAAAGCTTCCTCGGATATATCCAAATATTTTGTTTCCAAATTCAACCGGCACACTCCAAGGTGGGCTATGTGCTGTGCGTTTTTAAGTTTATTCTGGCTTTCTATAAGGGCATTTTCTGCTTTTTTTCGGGGCGAGATATCCTCTATTAGCTTAACAAGATGCGTTATATTGCCGTTATTATCCTTAATTGCTTTTACCGCTACATTGCAGTAAACGGAAGAGCCGTCTTTCTTTATGAATCTTTTTTCGGAAGTGTAGTTGTCGGTTTTGCGCTGAAGTATGTTGTTAAATAGTTTTAGTTCGTAATCCAAATCGTTGGGGTGAGTAATTTTATCCCAAGTAGTCTTTTCTAGTTCTTCCGGTTTATACCCTAAAATTTGACATAACTTTGTATTGAATGTTATCCATGTTTTATAGATGGTTGTTTCAGCCATTCCAATCAGGTTGGATTCGAAGAATAGCCTGAACTTGAGTTCTCTTTCGGCAAGTCGATTTTCATAGTTCTTACGAGTTGTATTATCTCGCAGGATTGCAAAGACTTGAGGCGACTCATTCGATAGGAATCTAACAAAGTGTCCCTCAACGAAGAATTCCTCTCCACTTCTTTTTCGATGTGTGCGTGTTGGTACTCTGTAGTATCCTTTATCAAGGGCGATGTCTAATGCTTGATGGGTATCGTATTCCTGTGCTGAGATTTTTGTGTAGGACATTCCAATTGCTTCGTCTCGGGAGTACTCATAAAGTTTTTCAAACGCAAGGTTTACGTCTACAATTGTTTTTGTTATACCGTCAATCAGTATAACAGGATCAATATTCGTGTCGAACAAGGCTCTGTATCGGGTTTCTTTCTCGCTTAAAGCGAGTTGGGCTTCTTTCCTGTCGGTGATATCCGAAAGTACCCCCACTATCCGCTCAACCCTATTATTGTCGTCGAATGATCTTCCTCGGATCAGGAAATGTCGATAGTGGTTGTTGAGTTCATACCGAATCTCAAGATTAATATCCTTAGTGTTTTCCGATGCTTGCAGAATAGCATTTAAGAATGTTCGTCTATCGTCAGGGTGTATATGGTCTATATATCGCTCCATTGAAAAAGCGCTAATTTGAATGCTGCCGATACCCAGTATTCGAGATGCCGATTCGGACCAGCGGATGATTTTTGATTTGAGGTCGTATTCCCAACTTGTGATATTGGCAATTTCTTGCGATTCCGTTAGTAACTTCTTGCTGAGGTTTAATTCTTTTTCGATTAATCCGCGTTGTTCTACTTCCTGTATTAGCTTGTTATTAATATCTTTAAGGATGCTGGTTTGCCGATTAACTTCATTCTGTGCATCTTGATATGAGTTTAGGAGAGATTGCAAGGCGTTATCCCGCTCATTCAGAATTGCACTTATTGTAATAGAAAAAAGTGCAATTAAAACTGAAAAATACTGAGCATTGATAATGCTGTTTGGCCATGCGAAGGAGTTAAATGTACTTTTCCCAAAAACACAGTTGAGTACAAACAACGCCGATAGGAGAAAAATGAAAAAGGTTGATAAATTTAATCGACTCTTTACCACATAAACAATGAATATTGTTATTGCTGCTAGTTGAATTGGAAATAAACTGAAGGTTGTAGGTATTTTTATAAACCCAATAATGATAGGAATAAGCGTTAGTGCTATTAGCGTGATGATTTTTATGGGAGTGGACTTCCTTTCATTCTGGGGAAGTTGAGAAGAGTATGAAAGGATGAAGGGTAGTAGTGTGTATAGTGAGACCGAAATACTAGCAAATACAATGTTTAGTGTGTTTAAAAAGTTAAGGTTTGAACTTATGCCCAAAAGGTAAAATAGCGAGGCAATGATTGTGGATTGTATGATGGCTATACTCCCCGTTGATAAACAGTATTTTTTTAAATCATCAATGTAGTATAGGAACGGGCGTTTGTCTTTGTATATAATACTTATTGCTAACGATGCAATTATATCGGTTGATGCAAGAATAACTATTTTAAATGGTGCTATATTCAAACTGCTTTGGCATAGAAATGTGGTTAGCAGTAAAATAATACTGCTAATAAGTAATGGTATTATTATTTTCTTTCCGTAAGTGGTTGCAAATCCTAAACTTAAAGCGGTGGGAATCCAAAAAACAATTGGGAGATTAGTCAGATTTGATAATAGCAGACAAGCCAGTGATGATGTGGTGTACATTACCACAAATAGGACTAAAATCCTTATAGTTAATTTTTTATTCATTAGATTTTGGTCGATAAACAGGTTTTTGTTGAGTGTTTTTTTAAAATAATTACTACTTTTGATATAATCAGCTACAAGTTATGCAAATTTTTATTGCTTGTAAAGGAAACTATATAAATCTGAATAAAGTTTGTTAACTAAGTTTTCTCTTTTAAAATATTTTCATGAGGAAGGAGATAAGAGCCATAATCGTTGATGATGAACCCAACTCCCGCGATATACTGGCTCACCTGTTAAGGTTGGATGGAGGCGTTGTTTTATTAGCGAAATGCCAGGATTTGAATGGTGCCATGGATGCCATCAAAGATCACAAGCCTGATGTGATTTTCCTTGATATAGAAATGCCTGGAGGTTCTGGTTTTGAACTTGTTGAACAGT is a window of Tenuifilaceae bacterium CYCD DNA encoding:
- a CDS encoding pirin family protein; protein product: MLAKVKSIIRAKAAIEGAGVRLSRVLDFQTRYQTDPFLLLDHFGSDNPKDYQAGFPWHPHRGIETVTYMMQGEIEHSDSLGNVGVIGPGDVQWMTAGSGIIHQEMPKPLNGLMYGFQLWVNLPQEYKMFPPRYRELKATNIPIVETTKSRVKVIAGRFRKKIGGITELYTAIDLFDVKLWPDSTFDETINADYNYYLYVYDGMISLPDFEHPIRSMEAAILDRGRLLQIKAGDNGANFLIFGGQPLNEPIAWRGPIVMNTEDEVNLAFDEFYNGNFIK
- the idi gene encoding isopentenyl-diphosphate Delta-isomerase; the protein is MADFIALVDQDDAITGYADKMDVHVKGLLHRAFSIIIFNAKNEMLIHRRADEKYHSPGLWTNACCSHLPEGREMDDIIYERLYHEMGIQCSLEHSFTFHYQVGFDHGLIENEIDHVYFGFFDGIPSPNPDEVSEWKWINLNDLYKDIITNSGSYTYWFKHIVLNYKNEIFSFCCK
- a CDS encoding copper-translocating P-type ATPase, which codes for MQVVRKIYPVTGMSCAGCAISVESMLKSQQGVIDAGVNFANSTVWVNYNTDEVDETRLRGAIRSIGYDLIIDSENPQLEAEQKKQLHQKHLLYRMILSAVFSIPLITLGMFFMDWKYTPWLSMIIATPVVFWFGRDFFINAYKQTKHFKANMDTLVALSTSIAYTFSVFNTIYPEFWHSKGLHAHIYYESASVIITFILLGKWLEERAKGKTSSSIKKLMGLQPDKVWIESQNDVSEVPISQVVKGDTVLIKPGDRIPVDGTVTDGSSWIDESTITGESIPVEKDKGKKVWAGTLNQRGSLKIVAEQVGSETVLGRIIKTVDEAQNSKAPVQKLADKVAGIFVPSVLIISIITFLTWFIFDDQEGFTRGLLSMVTVLAIACPCALGLATPTAIIVGVGKAAEHNILIHDAESLEIAHRINYIVLDKTGTLTEGYPTVREIVWFTNKPEHSQILKLLEFKSEHPLADSIVRHLNGAEAYKTEPTSYESITGLGVKARLNANEYFIGNNKLMQTNNVIINENQRNIVENFEQEACTVVFFAENQDLLAIVAITDKIKPTTKHAISELQKKGIGIEMLTGDSNSTASVIASEIGIKNYKAQVLPSEKAEIVTQTKSKGLTVAMVGDGINDTEALALADVSIAMGKGSDIAIDVAKITIINSDLTMIAKAIEISKRTMTTIKQNLFWAFIYNIIGIPIAAGILYPFLGFTFDPMIAGVAMAMSSVSVVSNSLRLKRIKL
- a CDS encoding cytidylate kinase, which encodes MGLDLIRYLTERNKKAIDSIHEPGPVVTISREMGCPGTQVTSELVQELNRRYRFKDEEVWRWLAKDAVLKIASQKLDLPTEDIDYVFEAKRKGMMEEILQSMSSKYYKSDRRIQNTVKAVIRGEASKGRVVILGRGGVAITRDIPRSLHIHLEAPFEWRVIRVEEMYKFDTKSAQQYVQEIDRKREEIRTYFGGKDTDYTKFDITFNSMTLSIKEIIEIIIHTMEVRNLIE
- the mntP gene encoding putative manganese efflux pump MntP; amino-acid sequence: MTIFTLLILAIGLSFDTFAVSISNGIARKQIVFKEAFLIASVFGLFQALMPILGWLGGLSIKNYIIPFDHWIAFGLLCIIGLKMILESFKNDEEKDFNPLNPKIMIMMAIATSIDALAVGVSFAIIEVNMLLAFLVIGFVTFIVAMLGMLFGKKIGDRIGRRMEILGGIILITIGVKILIEHLTV